The Astatotilapia calliptera chromosome 2, fAstCal1.2, whole genome shotgun sequence genome includes a window with the following:
- the tyw2 gene encoding tRNA wybutosine-synthesizing protein 2 homolog: MDSVPCLRVPQCQAQKLRRSLQSKGALDLSLSLVKDSDGTVLLPILASCLSQLDLQSFRTTVASDDDFEVVWSKSALQSKKEKGRASSSKLEKVLQELLESHGERWTEELKRDIPRSFQRHGDLVLLGDTCFVLPLWENMDQQLWSTVARGLGAKRLAKIRRISRDGFRSPEVTMLLGEHSWVKHVDNGISYEFDVTKCMFSAGNITEKLRVAGFDCRGETVVDLYAGIGYFTLPYLVHTKASHVHACEWNPNAVEALKKNLEANGVSDRCTIHQGDNRQLQLCGVADRVNLGLIPSSEDGWSVACRLLRRATGGVLHIHQNVTSPVQHSTAGDAPQKVSGKKADREVWQAWAEDTAKHFASLLKDFNGTQWTTNIQHIEHVKSYAPHVHHVVLDLECRPS; the protein is encoded by the exons aTGGACAGTGTGCCATGCCTTCGTGTGCCTCAGTGTCAGGCTCAGAAGCTCAG GAGGTCACTACAGTCCAAAGGGGCTCTGGACCTGAGTTTGAGTTTAGTGAAAGACTCAGATGGGACAGTCCTCCTGCCCATTTTAGCATCCTGTTTGTCCCAGCTCGATCTTCAGTCTTTCAGGACCACTGTGGCTTCAGATGATGATTTTGAAGTAGTTTGGAGTAAG TCTGCTCTGCagtcaaaaaaagagaaaggaagggCGAGTAGTAGTAAACTAGAGAAAGTCCTCCAGGAGCTGTTGGAGTCTCATGGTGAAAGATGGACAGAAGAGCTGAAGAGAGACATCCCTCGCAGTTTCCAGCGACATGGAGACCTAgtcctgctgggagacactTGTTTTGTTCTGCCATTATGGGAAAACATGG ATCAACAGCTTTGGAGCACAGTGGCCAGAGGACTGGGAGCAAAGCGCCTAGCAAAGATCAGGAGGATTTCAAGAGATGGATTTAGATCTCCTGAGGTGACGATGCTGctaggagagcacagctgggtcAAACATGTAGACAATGGCATTAG TTATGAGTTTGATGTTACCAAGTGCATGTTCTCGGCTGGAAACATAACAGAGAAGCTCCGGGTGGCTGGATTTGACTGCAGAGGGGAGACTGTAGTGGATTTATATGCAG GTATTGGATACTTCACTCTCCCATATCTGGTGCATACAAAGGCCAGTCACGTTCATGCTTGTGAGTGGAACCCCAACGCTGTCGAAGCTCTAAAGAAAAACCTCGAGGCAAACGGAGTGTCTGACCGCTGCACGATTCACCAAGGAGATAATCGCCAA CTCCAGCTGTGTGGCGTCGCTGACCGAGTGAACCTGGGTCTCATACCAAGCTCAGAGGACGGCTGGTCTGTCGCCTGTCGACTGCTCAGGAGAGCAACAGGAGGCGTTTTACATATACACCAGAACGTTACCTCACCAGTACAGCACAGTACAGCCGGCGATGCCCCCCAGAAGGTTTCTGGGAAAAAAGCAGACAGAGAGGTGTGGCAGGCCTGGGCCGAAGACACGGCAAAGCACTTCGCTTCTCTTTTAAAAGACTTCAATGGTACACAGTGGACAACAAATATCCAGCACATCGAGCACGTTAAGTCATATGCACCTCATGTTCACCATGTCGTGCTGGACTTGGAGTGCAGGCCTTCCTGA